In the genome of Quercus robur chromosome 3, dhQueRobu3.1, whole genome shotgun sequence, one region contains:
- the LOC126719150 gene encoding probable pectinesterase 30, with protein MAKKVNRSLGDIELSDLSIEVQSNVQSCKDDLGMNVHLLVETIASLEANFSVAGENLGMSGKLLVNYELFRSNCMNELVRSDPKIFIRRNEIKLLKEHRGLFIALFITSSFLNTRYEVHDLTKAWLIHSFPNEFSKSKVTPDIVVAKDGTGDVETNREAIRRAPLGIMTVVVVYIKSGIYNEHIVIPGLPKFRFVGENWQTTIIQGELY; from the coding sequence ATGGCCAAAAAGGTAAATAGGAGTCTTGGAGATATTGAACTTTCTGATTTGTCCATAGAGGTCCAATCAAATGTTCAATCTTGCAAAGATGATTTGGGTATGAATGTACATCTGCTTGTTGAAACTATTGCATCTCTAGAGGCTAATTTCTCCGTGGCTGGGGAAAATTTGGGTATGAGTGGAAAATTGTTGGTAAACTATGAGTTGTTTCGATCAAACTGTATGAATGAGTTGGTTAGGAGTGATCCTAAAATCTTTATCAGAAGGAATGAGATAAAATTATTGAAGGAACATAGGGGTCTGTTTATTGCACTTTTCATCACTTCTTCTTTCCTTAATACAAGATATGAAGTTCATGACTTAACCAAAGCTTGGTTGATTCATTCATTTCCCAACGAGTTTAGCAAGAGCAAGGTCACTCCAGACATAGTGGTGGCTAAGGATGGCACAGGGGACGTTGAAACCAATAGAGAGGCCATTAGACGTGCTCCCTTGGGTATAATGACTGTAGTCGTTGTCTATATCAAGTCTGGGATTTACAACGAACATATAGTAATTCCTGGTTTGCCCAAGTTTCGGTTTGTTGGTGAAAACTGGCAAACCACCATCATTCAGGGAGAGCTATATTGA